A genomic stretch from Lysobacter soyae includes:
- a CDS encoding restriction endonuclease, translating into MKYGLKRVKNRHQDLLTQIPWDRLESLLAVYYAVHGFKVEHSGTGKSGGRFDGGIDLKLRKDGEYILVQVKHWNAYKVPHNDVNQLMGLRWNEGATGAILITSGEFTHAAIEAAKRHGHVELIDGIKLREMIAPFVEFSDAAPVPAAQPISVPDALFKQAGGREEPIPLSVRMLIAVAGVVILLLVMRSVIGKLTDTFNAMGQQTIERAQESAARAKRNAENKVARSSSNGDFSPTPAPLQARPPATPQYQTWETTPASSVPNPSESAPKPETAADRNAREAFLKSVPEV; encoded by the coding sequence TTGAAATACGGACTCAAACGCGTCAAAAACAGGCACCAAGATTTACTGACCCAAATACCTTGGGATCGACTGGAATCATTGCTCGCGGTTTACTACGCCGTGCATGGTTTCAAAGTGGAACATAGTGGCACCGGTAAATCCGGCGGCCGCTTTGACGGCGGCATCGACCTCAAGCTCAGAAAAGATGGCGAATACATTCTTGTGCAGGTCAAGCATTGGAATGCGTACAAGGTGCCGCACAACGATGTGAACCAGCTGATGGGCCTTCGCTGGAACGAAGGAGCCACCGGGGCAATCTTGATTACAAGCGGGGAGTTCACACACGCCGCCATCGAGGCGGCCAAGCGTCATGGTCATGTCGAATTGATTGATGGCATCAAGCTTCGGGAAATGATCGCGCCGTTCGTTGAATTTTCAGATGCGGCGCCTGTTCCGGCCGCGCAACCGATTTCGGTGCCAGACGCCTTGTTCAAACAAGCAGGGGGTAGGGAAGAGCCGATTCCCTTGAGCGTCCGAATGCTTATTGCGGTGGCTGGCGTTGTGATTCTTCTCTTGGTTATGCGATCGGTCATTGGAAAGCTGACAGATACATTCAATGCCATGGGTCAACAAACGATTGAACGCGCACAGGAAAGTGCTGCGCGGGCAAAGCGCAACGCCGAGAATAAAGTCGCCCGGTCGTCATCGAATGGTGACTTCTCGCCAACTCCTGCCCCGTTGCAAGCGCGACCTCCGGCGACACCTCAATACCAGACTTGGGAAACCACGCCTGCTTCGTCCGTTCCAAATCCGTCAGAGAGTGCACCTAAACCAGAAACGGCGGCCGACCGGAACGCGCGGGAAGCATTCTTGAAATCGGTTCCGGAAGTGTGA
- a CDS encoding MFS transporter codes for MQKTFEPTRSPSSLSRSVSNTLKGSAGNLVEWYDVYVYSVFATYFESKFFRPDDKNATLFIWAIFAVTFLMRPIGAWYFGRFADRHGRRQALAVSITLMAACSFAIAVTPSVDRIGAAAAVILVVARLVQGFATGGEYGTSATYMSESAIRGHRGFLSSFHYVTLVGGHVLAQLLLLFMLTSFDATQISDWGWRVAFGIGGLAAIGVWWLRKTMDESLSAEAIEDARKGGAKASGSLHELFFHQWRPLLLCFLITAGGTVAFYTYSINGPKIVQSMFVSDNPLYATYINLAALTLLMLLQPLGGWISDIIGRKSLLVFFGVGGVLYTWVLLLWLPQQTDRAVAFAILAFGFVILTGYTSINAVVKSELFPTHIRALGVGLGYALANSLFGGTAPLLYQASLRQGQVETFTAYVTGVIAVSLLVYVFFLKNKGENWLDDEARLEGSNSGAAIK; via the coding sequence GTGCAAAAAACGTTTGAACCCACGCGCTCCCCCTCCTCCCTTTCGCGCTCGGTCTCGAACACACTGAAAGGCTCCGCCGGCAATCTGGTGGAGTGGTACGACGTCTACGTGTATTCGGTCTTCGCCACCTACTTCGAATCGAAGTTTTTCCGGCCGGACGACAAAAACGCCACATTGTTCATCTGGGCGATCTTCGCCGTCACGTTTCTGATGCGGCCGATCGGCGCGTGGTATTTCGGTCGTTTTGCTGACCGCCATGGTCGCCGCCAAGCCTTGGCGGTGTCCATCACCCTGATGGCCGCCTGCTCTTTCGCTATCGCCGTGACACCGTCGGTAGACCGCATCGGTGCGGCAGCCGCAGTGATCTTGGTCGTGGCCCGTCTTGTGCAAGGTTTCGCCACAGGCGGCGAATATGGCACCAGTGCCACGTACATGTCCGAGTCGGCGATCCGCGGGCATCGCGGCTTCCTCTCCTCGTTTCATTACGTCACGCTGGTTGGCGGCCATGTCTTGGCGCAACTGCTCTTGCTCTTCATGCTGACATCGTTTGATGCCACGCAGATTTCAGATTGGGGCTGGCGCGTTGCTTTCGGTATAGGCGGCCTGGCGGCCATCGGTGTTTGGTGGCTGCGCAAGACGATGGATGAATCGCTATCAGCTGAAGCGATTGAAGACGCACGCAAAGGCGGCGCCAAAGCCTCCGGATCCCTGCATGAACTGTTTTTCCACCAGTGGCGCCCGCTACTTTTGTGCTTCCTGATCACCGCCGGCGGAACGGTCGCGTTTTACACCTATTCGATCAATGGCCCGAAGATCGTCCAAAGCATGTTTGTCAGTGACAATCCTTTGTACGCGACTTACATCAACCTGGCCGCACTCACGCTGCTAATGCTGCTTCAGCCACTCGGCGGCTGGATCTCAGACATCATCGGTCGCAAATCGTTGCTGGTGTTCTTCGGTGTGGGGGGCGTGTTGTACACGTGGGTTCTACTGCTCTGGTTGCCTCAGCAAACCGACCGTGCCGTTGCATTTGCGATCTTGGCGTTCGGGTTTGTCATCCTGACGGGCTACACCTCTATCAATGCCGTGGTGAAATCGGAGCTCTTTCCGACACACATTCGTGCACTGGGTGTCGGTCTGGGGTATGCCTTGGCCAATTCACTGTTCGGCGGCACTGCGCCCCTCCTGTACCAAGCAAGCTTGCGTCAGGGCCAGGTGGAAACTTTCACCGCGTATGTCACAGGAGTCATTGCGGTATCGCTGCTGGTGTATGTGTTTTTCCTGAAGAACAAGGGCGAGAACTGGTTGGATGATGAGGCGCGTCTTGAAGGTAGTAATTCGGGAGCAGCCATCAAATAG
- the trmY gene encoding tRNA (pseudouridine(54)-N(1))-methyltransferase TrmY, producing MRTFVLRARAAPTDSTRLLASVGQEAHPEVLAHTLMNAIFVAQSHRPDVVVYLVLESTADYSRTLRFDVNEMHDIGGFDERALLGKIAKALDVSRGMGKETSRPVESGVEVRTVSFERLVQELSADHQLFMMDPKGAPISEQTLTDNPCFLLTDHIPMPKKVIPSLTRMGAKTISLGPKMLFASQCVVLIHHALDACQPVPRR from the coding sequence ATGAGAACTTTCGTCCTCCGCGCACGCGCGGCACCCACAGACAGCACACGCCTTTTGGCTTCCGTGGGTCAGGAGGCACATCCCGAGGTCCTCGCCCATACATTGATGAATGCCATCTTCGTCGCGCAATCCCATCGCCCCGATGTGGTGGTCTATCTGGTGCTTGAAAGCACCGCTGACTATTCACGCACGCTTCGCTTTGATGTCAATGAGATGCACGACATCGGCGGCTTCGACGAGCGCGCCCTGCTGGGCAAAATCGCCAAGGCGTTGGACGTTTCCCGCGGAATGGGCAAAGAAACCAGCCGACCGGTGGAGTCCGGGGTCGAAGTGCGAACTGTGAGTTTCGAGCGCCTGGTGCAGGAATTGTCCGCCGACCACCAGCTGTTCATGATGGATCCCAAAGGTGCACCCATCAGTGAGCAGACGCTTACGGACAACCCGTGCTTCTTGTTGACCGACCACATCCCGATGCCGAAAAAGGTCATACCCAGCTTGACCCGAATGGGTGCAAAGACCATTTCGCTCGGACCGAAGATGCTGTTTGCCTCCCAATGCGTCGTGCTGATCCATCACGCATTGGATGCATGCCAGCCGGTCCCGCGCAGGTAA
- the parS gene encoding type II RES/Xre toxin-antitoxin system antitoxin yields the protein MSEAIETVLAYLGEKSAPKSRTAKRAHLRVVGEGHSVAGKKPKKVVPLRAPEISVGAVGRLAERLNVLDLVILEVSDISERTFQRRKVDHKPLSASESDRVLRIARVAERAEKVFEDPDKARRWLSSPHSLLGRAPLELLSTDAGARAVEDELVRIDFGDFA from the coding sequence ATGAGCGAAGCGATTGAAACGGTGCTGGCTTACCTCGGTGAGAAGTCAGCCCCTAAGTCCCGTACCGCCAAACGGGCCCATCTGCGTGTTGTAGGTGAAGGGCATTCCGTTGCCGGCAAAAAGCCGAAGAAGGTGGTCCCGCTGCGCGCCCCGGAAATCTCCGTCGGCGCGGTCGGGCGTTTGGCCGAGCGCTTGAACGTCCTCGATCTTGTGATCTTGGAGGTTTCGGATATTTCCGAACGCACGTTCCAGCGGCGAAAAGTCGATCACAAGCCGCTGAGTGCCAGCGAGTCTGACCGTGTGCTGCGCATCGCCCGCGTCGCGGAACGTGCGGAAAAAGTCTTCGAAGATCCGGACAAGGCGCGTCGCTGGCTTTCATCACCGCACAGCCTGCTCGGGCGCGCGCCATTGGAATTGCTGAGTACCGATGCCGGTGCACGCGCCGTCGAAGACGAACTGGTCCGAATCGATTTTGGTGACTTCGCCTGA
- a CDS encoding RES family NAD+ phosphorylase, producing the protein MRVYRICKAIYVPVALQGQGAAMVPGRWNSAGVRMAYTAASVSLAMLEMLVHMNRDVVPDGLRLLTFELPPDSVKELVKKDWPKGWDRLPYADAVRAAGDRFIADGNDLALRVPSAIAKYESNILINPAHEKIGKIKLILDEALPLDRRLFD; encoded by the coding sequence ATGCGGGTCTACCGTATTTGCAAGGCCATCTATGTGCCGGTGGCTTTGCAAGGGCAGGGTGCCGCCATGGTGCCCGGCAGGTGGAACTCTGCAGGCGTCCGAATGGCGTACACCGCGGCATCTGTCTCACTGGCGATGCTGGAAATGCTCGTCCATATGAACCGGGATGTGGTGCCGGACGGACTCCGATTGCTGACCTTCGAATTGCCGCCTGACTCTGTGAAAGAGTTGGTCAAAAAGGACTGGCCAAAAGGATGGGATCGGCTTCCTTACGCGGATGCAGTGAGAGCTGCGGGGGATCGGTTTATTGCTGATGGCAACGACCTCGCATTGCGCGTGCCAAGTGCGATTGCGAAGTATGAATCCAACATTTTGATCAACCCTGCGCACGAAAAAATTGGGAAGATCAAGTTGATCTTGGATGAAGCGTTGCCGTTGGATAGGCGATTGTTTGACTGA
- a CDS encoding DUF1993 domain-containing protein, with product MSLSMHTASVPVFQQMLNALAGVLTKAEAHANERRIDHAALLQARLYPDMFPLVRQVQIACDFAKSVSARLAGADVPSYDDSESSYAELQQRIATTLNFIGGLDAAQFEGSDQREIVLRPGTPKERRIGGQAYLLAYGLPQFFFHVTTAYDLLRHNGVEVGKKDFMGVY from the coding sequence ATGTCGCTCTCCATGCACACTGCATCCGTCCCAGTCTTCCAGCAGATGCTGAATGCACTGGCTGGCGTCCTCACCAAAGCTGAGGCGCACGCCAACGAACGTAGGATCGACCACGCTGCATTACTGCAAGCACGCCTGTACCCCGATATGTTCCCACTGGTTCGTCAAGTGCAGATTGCTTGTGATTTTGCGAAGAGCGTGTCGGCAAGATTGGCTGGCGCCGACGTACCGTCTTACGACGACAGCGAATCGTCATATGCCGAGCTTCAACAGCGCATTGCCACAACACTGAATTTCATTGGTGGTTTGGATGCAGCGCAATTTGAAGGTAGCGATCAACGCGAGATCGTATTGCGTCCAGGTACACCGAAAGAACGCCGCATTGGTGGCCAAGCCTACTTGTTGGCCTACGGTCTACCGCAGTTCTTTTTCCATGTCACGACCGCTTACGACTTGTTGCGCCACAACGGGGTTGAAGTGGGCAAGAAGGATTTCATGGGCGTTTACTGA
- a CDS encoding diacylglycerol/lipid kinase family protein, whose protein sequence is MAQISESRPIVVVINKQALTAQHLDSDEVLRAFVSRGCDARVHRVEGSEIAGIVQSALDSGIRSFAAAGGDGTVNAVATALIETEDAALALIPTGTLNHFARDLGVPTDLDQAIEVIAADHRRRIDVAEVNGHLFLNNSSIGLYPQMVASRETLQKHRKLGKWTAMMRAGWSVLRHPQTFHLTLCVNGQNIQRRTPFVFVGNNDYQIEGLQSGGRNRLDEGVLAIYVVRQRDPWGLVLLVVRAMLGKIVHGRDLDRIIATSLSVESRHPSALVARDGEVDTLTIPLRYRIRPRSLTVIVPLTSESH, encoded by the coding sequence ATGGCACAAATTTCTGAAAGCCGGCCCATTGTGGTCGTGATCAACAAGCAAGCTCTGACCGCTCAGCATTTGGATTCCGATGAAGTCCTCAGGGCTTTCGTTTCGCGTGGTTGCGATGCGCGCGTCCACAGAGTCGAGGGGTCCGAAATTGCTGGCATCGTGCAAAGTGCATTGGACAGCGGCATCCGCAGTTTTGCCGCAGCCGGTGGCGATGGCACAGTCAATGCGGTAGCGACGGCACTGATCGAAACGGAAGACGCAGCATTGGCGCTCATCCCCACTGGCACACTCAACCACTTTGCGCGCGACCTCGGCGTACCGACCGATCTCGACCAAGCCATCGAGGTCATCGCGGCTGATCACAGACGCCGTATCGACGTGGCCGAAGTCAACGGACACCTGTTCTTGAACAACTCGAGCATCGGTCTGTATCCGCAAATGGTCGCGAGCCGGGAAACTTTGCAAAAGCACCGCAAGCTCGGCAAATGGACTGCGATGATGCGCGCGGGTTGGTCCGTGCTGCGCCATCCCCAAACTTTTCATCTGACGCTCTGCGTCAATGGTCAAAACATCCAGCGGCGAACGCCATTTGTTTTTGTCGGAAACAATGACTATCAAATTGAAGGCTTGCAATCCGGAGGGCGCAATCGGCTCGATGAAGGCGTGCTGGCGATCTATGTGGTTCGCCAGCGTGATCCTTGGGGTTTGGTGCTGCTCGTCGTCCGCGCGATGCTTGGCAAGATTGTTCACGGTCGCGACTTGGATCGAATTATTGCCACGTCTTTATCGGTTGAATCACGCCATCCTTCCGCGCTTGTCGCGCGCGACGGCGAGGTCGACACACTCACCATTCCGTTGCGGTATCGGATCCGTCCCCGGTCACTGACTGTGATCGTGCCGTTGACCTCGGAGAGTCACTGA
- a CDS encoding DUF1428 domain-containing protein, giving the protein MAYIDGFIIAVPTANKEKFIAHCEKGDSIFIEFGATRVVECWGDDVQRGKVTDFFGAVKATDEESVVFSWIEWPDKATRDAGMKKMMDTKDPRMDPQSNPMPFDGMRLIYGGFQPVYELKA; this is encoded by the coding sequence ATGGCTTATATCGATGGATTCATTATCGCGGTGCCGACCGCCAACAAGGAAAAATTCATTGCCCATTGCGAGAAAGGCGATTCGATCTTCATCGAGTTCGGCGCGACACGGGTGGTGGAATGTTGGGGAGATGATGTCCAACGCGGCAAGGTCACGGACTTTTTCGGCGCCGTCAAAGCCACCGACGAAGAGTCCGTGGTGTTTTCATGGATTGAATGGCCTGACAAAGCGACACGTGATGCGGGCATGAAAAAGATGATGGACACGAAAGATCCGCGCATGGATCCGCAATCGAATCCCATGCCGTTTGACGGCATGCGTTTGATTTACGGTGGTTTTCAACCGGTGTACGAGCTCAAAGCGTGA
- a CDS encoding fasciclin domain-containing protein encodes MNSMNTQDDMSAGTMSASDNPMVGGAAMLPSRDIIENAMNSADHTTLVAAVKAAGLVDTLKGPGPFTVFAPTNAAFDKLPAGTVDSLLKPEMKGMLTSVLTYHVVAGRMDGAAIAAKIKAGGGKAMLKTVQGETLTASMMGDVIMLVDSKGGMAHVTTANVYQSNGVIHVIDSVLMP; translated from the coding sequence ATGAATTCAATGAATACCCAAGACGACATGAGCGCCGGCACCATGTCTGCTTCTGACAACCCCATGGTCGGTGGTGCAGCCATGCTGCCAAGCCGCGACATCATCGAAAACGCGATGAATTCGGCGGACCACACCACCCTGGTCGCTGCGGTTAAGGCTGCAGGTCTTGTAGACACACTGAAAGGCCCGGGCCCGTTCACTGTGTTCGCGCCGACCAATGCGGCCTTCGACAAGCTTCCCGCGGGCACGGTTGATTCGCTGCTGAAGCCGGAAATGAAAGGCATGCTGACCTCGGTGTTGACCTATCACGTTGTCGCTGGCCGCATGGACGGCGCGGCAATTGCCGCGAAGATCAAGGCGGGTGGCGGTAAGGCCATGCTCAAGACCGTGCAGGGCGAAACCTTGACAGCAAGCATGATGGGCGACGTCATCATGCTCGTCGACAGCAAAGGTGGCATGGCCCATGTCACCACTGCAAATGTCTATCAAAGCAACGGCGTGATCCACGTTATCGACTCGGTGTTGATGCCCTGA
- a CDS encoding metallophosphoesterase family protein, with product MRTIVHVSDLHFGAVDPTLLSPLREAILGIRPDVLVVSGDLTQRARKSQFEAARAYLATLDLPQIVVPGNHDIPLYDLVRRFFSPLTRFRKFISNEALPVFFDDEIAIVGVNTARSLTFKGGRINVAQVRAVADRFEGLPEAVTRIVVTHHPFEVPPGGDESDVLGRAPMAMAEFARAEVDVFLSGHLHLSNTVTTAQRYRIEGFAAIVVQAGTATSTRERGEQNAFNVLRIGRNDLHIQTLAWAPSQGAYLPSAEKCFTYLRGTGWHASNA from the coding sequence ATGCGTACGATCGTGCATGTCTCGGATCTACATTTCGGTGCGGTGGATCCAACACTGCTTTCGCCACTGCGTGAAGCCATCTTGGGCATCCGTCCGGATGTTTTGGTGGTGTCCGGCGACCTCACCCAGCGCGCACGGAAGTCACAGTTCGAAGCCGCGCGCGCGTATCTGGCCACCTTAGATCTGCCGCAAATCGTGGTGCCGGGAAATCACGACATTCCGCTCTATGATCTGGTGCGGCGATTCTTTTCACCGTTGACAAGGTTTCGCAAGTTCATTTCGAACGAAGCGCTCCCCGTTTTTTTTGACGACGAAATCGCCATCGTCGGTGTCAATACCGCGAGATCTCTGACGTTCAAAGGCGGTCGCATCAATGTGGCGCAGGTGCGCGCGGTTGCAGATCGCTTCGAAGGATTGCCTGAGGCGGTGACCCGCATCGTCGTGACCCATCATCCGTTCGAGGTTCCGCCGGGTGGCGACGAATCAGACGTTCTCGGACGTGCGCCGATGGCGATGGCCGAATTCGCGCGCGCTGAAGTCGATGTGTTCCTGTCCGGCCACCTCCACCTCAGCAATACTGTCACCACGGCCCAGCGCTATCGCATCGAAGGCTTCGCGGCGATCGTGGTCCAGGCGGGTACGGCCACATCGACGCGCGAGCGCGGTGAACAGAATGCCTTCAACGTTCTGCGTATCGGCCGAAATGATCTGCACATTCAAACACTGGCGTGGGCGCCTTCGCAGGGCGCCTATTTGCCTAGTGCGGAAAAGTGCTTCACTTACCTGCGCGGGACCGGCTGGCATGCATCCAATGCGTGA
- a CDS encoding KAP family P-loop NTPase fold protein, with protein sequence MGVLAKLKSWWNHPTFPAQTKLTMEAAPAPVPASETPPDWADAPVVSYSTDLPIQSSAQDRFSRALFAHRIADTIASRKDTAGLVLGLYGPWGDGKTSLLHMIEEHLKGRPDVVVTRFNPWHFTSEDQLLRGFFGTLASAIGARLTSKSEEIGEALKKYGSLLSVVNGGDAATGLGEALSTTTLDELKARVEGFLADGHLQVVVLIDDIDRLDRGETHLIFKLVKLSAGFSRTTYLLAFDDAVVAAALGERYGAGGDAAGRAFLEKIIQVPLHLPPAEPTALRKLVFEGVNQALAQAGIELTRRQVDAFVLHFGNLEESLTTPRQAHLYTNALLFALPLVKGEVNISEFMLIEGLRLLHPELHRVLRDNASLLLTARDNEREQRQQQIRRLMEDATRELTPERRERLFSGLLSALFPRMGQMGYGTEWESEWAREQRVCSSSYFQKFFAYGVSANQLSDRRFQEFLDALPTQSPPQQDAALRELATPEVVASLVQRLRQREEHLTLPIATALAPLLARNGELFPYERGALSTGGPFTQAAIVMYFLIKSVVDGETRLNLAREVLRVAMPLPFASECLRWMFPSPRRVPDEWVFDQANFDQLRMQFVTERILPSDADESLYRQFGSHALAMYVWWHEVDATGLASRLKACLEAGAEEVDTFLDTFVGEAWDLGTGMPHRSDLDRRAYNNIAGFIAPEEIAQLLRARYGALLDESQFHHGSEVEPPLRFAHQFMYVHARVLAEADGQGRVQAVLDGAG encoded by the coding sequence ATGGGCGTTTTGGCAAAGCTGAAATCATGGTGGAACCACCCGACTTTCCCGGCGCAAACCAAGCTAACAATGGAAGCTGCACCGGCGCCGGTCCCAGCCTCGGAAACGCCACCCGACTGGGCAGATGCACCCGTCGTTAGTTACTCCACTGACTTGCCGATTCAATCCAGCGCTCAGGATCGGTTTTCGCGGGCGCTATTCGCGCACCGCATCGCCGACACCATCGCCTCCCGCAAGGACACGGCCGGGCTAGTACTAGGCCTCTACGGCCCTTGGGGAGATGGCAAGACCTCGTTGCTCCATATGATCGAAGAGCATCTGAAAGGGCGCCCAGACGTCGTCGTCACGCGCTTTAATCCGTGGCATTTCACGTCAGAAGACCAGCTGCTGCGCGGTTTTTTCGGCACCTTGGCGTCGGCTATTGGTGCGCGCCTGACGTCCAAGAGCGAGGAGATCGGCGAGGCGTTGAAAAAATACGGAAGCCTGTTGTCCGTAGTGAATGGTGGGGACGCGGCCACCGGCTTGGGCGAAGCTTTGTCCACTACGACTCTGGACGAGCTCAAGGCGCGGGTCGAAGGTTTTCTTGCTGACGGACATTTGCAGGTTGTGGTATTGATCGACGACATCGATCGGCTAGACCGGGGCGAAACGCACCTGATATTCAAGTTGGTCAAGCTGTCGGCCGGGTTTTCGCGCACGACGTACTTGCTTGCCTTCGACGACGCGGTGGTCGCCGCTGCCTTGGGTGAGCGCTACGGCGCCGGCGGCGATGCTGCCGGGCGCGCCTTCTTAGAAAAGATCATCCAGGTGCCTCTGCACTTGCCTCCAGCTGAGCCCACTGCGTTGCGCAAGCTTGTCTTCGAGGGCGTCAATCAGGCCCTAGCTCAAGCCGGTATTGAATTGACGCGACGTCAGGTGGACGCGTTCGTCCTGCATTTCGGGAACTTGGAAGAGAGCCTGACCACACCGCGCCAGGCACATTTGTATACAAACGCGCTGCTGTTTGCCTTGCCGCTGGTCAAAGGTGAAGTGAACATTTCCGAGTTCATGCTGATCGAAGGGTTGAGGTTGCTCCATCCAGAGCTGCACCGAGTCTTGCGCGACAACGCCTCACTTCTGCTGACCGCACGCGACAACGAGCGTGAGCAGCGCCAGCAGCAGATCAGGCGTCTGATGGAAGATGCTACGCGCGAGCTGACCCCGGAACGGCGTGAGCGCCTGTTCTCGGGCTTGCTTAGTGCCTTGTTCCCACGGATGGGTCAGATGGGTTACGGGACGGAATGGGAGTCAGAGTGGGCGCGTGAACAGCGAGTGTGCTCGAGTTCGTACTTCCAAAAATTTTTCGCCTATGGAGTGTCCGCCAACCAGCTGTCCGATCGCCGGTTTCAAGAGTTCCTGGACGCGCTTCCGACACAAAGTCCGCCCCAACAAGATGCGGCCTTGCGTGAGCTGGCCACACCGGAAGTGGTAGCCTCGCTCGTCCAGCGCCTTCGCCAGCGCGAGGAGCATCTGACGCTACCGATCGCCACAGCACTAGCTCCGCTGCTGGCCCGCAATGGAGAGTTGTTTCCGTACGAGCGCGGTGCCTTGTCCACCGGAGGGCCCTTTACACAGGCTGCGATCGTGATGTATTTCCTGATCAAAAGCGTGGTGGACGGGGAGACTCGATTGAACCTGGCGCGGGAAGTCCTGCGTGTGGCGATGCCATTGCCGTTCGCGAGTGAGTGCCTGCGATGGATGTTTCCAAGTCCACGCCGCGTGCCCGACGAGTGGGTTTTCGATCAGGCTAACTTCGACCAATTGCGAATGCAGTTTGTGACGGAGCGTATCCTGCCTTCGGATGCCGACGAGTCGTTGTACCGACAGTTCGGTTCCCATGCGCTCGCAATGTATGTCTGGTGGCATGAGGTCGACGCGACGGGGCTCGCTAGCCGTTTGAAAGCCTGTCTCGAGGCGGGCGCTGAAGAGGTCGACACCTTTCTGGACACGTTCGTCGGCGAGGCGTGGGATCTGGGCACCGGTATGCCTCATCGGTCCGACCTAGACCGGCGTGCATATAACAACATTGCTGGCTTTATCGCGCCCGAAGAGATTGCCCAGCTATTGCGGGCCCGCTACGGGGCGCTGTTGGACGAATCTCAGTTTCATCATGGGAGCGAAGTCGAGCCGCCCCTTCGCTTCGCGCATCAGTTCATGTACGTGCACGCGAGAGTACTGGCTGAGGCGGATGGGCAAGGTCGGGTGCAAGCAGTGCTTGACGGAGCAGGATAG